One genomic segment of Capricornis sumatraensis isolate serow.1 chromosome X, serow.2, whole genome shotgun sequence includes these proteins:
- the HMGN5 gene encoding high mobility group nucleosome-binding domain-containing protein 5 — protein MPKRKAAGQGDMKQEPKRRSARLSALPVPIIPDLKPKRTSTPRKMKTKNDMMGKNTDASAKTIAETKKEVVKEYKNETTENGGAKIIEAPVPEREIEEIKEEKIEDIKEEGEEKKEAVAKDGKEDQKEDQKGDGYQNKEEVKGKDVEEDKDGKGKEAEKKDEGRKEKEEDGKEEEDKKETGDGKEGKDRKGKGEDGKEEKDEKEKREKKENEDGKGKGEDGKESEDGRDKRDGKMGEAGKKDEDRKRDDGGNEKEDEKKKEGKEKENGKEDGGDVKDESKTEIGKITKREEVEKEESQSIA, from the exons ATGCCCAAAAGAAAG GCTGCAGGTCAAGGTGATATGAAGCAAGAG CCAAAGAGAAGATCAGCCAGACTGTCTGCT ttgccTGTGCCCATTATACCAGATTTGAAGCCCAAAAGAACATCAACTCCAAGG aaaatgaagaccaaaaATGATATGATGGGAAAAAACACAGATGCAAGTGCCAAAACCATAGCGGAAACCAAGAAAGAAGTTGttaaagaatacaaaaatgaaactaCTGAAAATGGAGGGGCCAAAATTATAGAG GCACCAGTTCCtgaaagagaaatagaggaaataaaagaagaaaaaattgaagatatcaaagaagaaggagaagaaaagaaagaggcagTGGCAAAAGATGGAAAAGAAGATCAAAAAGAAGATCAAAAAGGAGATGGATATCAAAATAAggaagaagtgaaaggaaaagatgTAGAGGAGGACAAagatggaaaagggaaagaagctgaaaaaaaagatgaggggagaaaagagaaagaagaagatggaaaagaggaagaagacaagaaagaaacTGGAGATGGAAAAGAGGGTAaagatagaaaaggaaaaggagaagatggtaaagaggaaaaagatgaaaaagaaaaaagagagaaaaaagagaatgaagatgggaaagggaaaggagaagatggcaaagaatctgaagaTGGAAGAgataaaagagatggaaaaatggGAGAAGCtggaaaaaaggatgaagatagAAAAAGGGATGATGGTGGAAATGAGaaggaagatgaaaaaaagaaagaaggaaaagagaaagaaaatggaaaagaagatggaggagatgtaaaagatgaaAGCAAGACTGAAATTGGAAAAATAACCAAAAGAGAAGAGGTCGAAAAAGAAGAGTCTCAGAGTATTGCTTAA